The Porphyromonas pogonae genome segment AAGGAGTGCAACATATAATCAATCCAGGAGGCAGAAAACCCACATGTTATTTTAATTATTTTATATACAGGGGATATATAATCAATATTTTTACTCCATTTTCTCGATTTAGGCGCTTTTACAATTTCTTTGCTATTTTCTTTCGGATGTCCGATTTCTTTTTTTCTATCTTTGAACATATCTCAATTCTTTGATTTTAGCATATCTAATATTTAAAATAATTAATAATATGGAAAAGATAGATGGCCTGCTTGTAGCACCCTTTACGCCGTTTACACAAAATGGCGAGGTGAATTATGAGCCGATAGAGAAGTATGCCCAAATGCTTCATAAAAACGGACTTAGAGGAGTATTCATCAATGGATCGTCAGGCGAAGGCTACATGCTCAGTGACGAAGAGCGTATGAAACTTGCAGAGAAGTGGGTAAAGGCAGCTCCCAAGGAATTTAAGATCATCGTGCATGTAGGTAGCACCTGCGTACGCTCGAGCCACAAACTTGCCCGGCACGCCCAAGAGATAGGGGCTTGGGGCATAGGAGCAATGGCATCACCTTTCCCCAAAGTGGCACGTATAGAGGAGCTGGTAAAATACTGTGAGGAAATAGCTTGCGGTGCTCCCGAACTACCTTTTTACTACTATCATATCCCGGTTTTCAACGGTGCATATCTGCCCATGCTTGATTTCCTACAAGCGGTAGACGGGCGTATCCCCAATTTCGCCGGCATCAAATATACCTTTGAGAGTCTCTACGAGTACAACCAATGCAAGCTTTACAAAAACGGCAAGTTCGATATGCTTCATGGTCAGGACGAGACATTGTTGGCAGCGTTGGCAGCATGCGATACCAAGGGAGGCATCAGCGGTACCGCCAACTACTGCGGCAATGTATTGGTAGGGGTGATAGATGCATGGAAAGAAGGTGATTTGGCAAAAGCTCGTGAGCTGCAAAATTTCAATCAGGAAGTCATCAATGTCATCTGCCACTATAGAGGTAACATCGTAGGAGGTAAACGTATCATGAAATTAATGGGATTGGATTTAGGTCCCAACCGTACGCCTTTCCGTAATATGACAGATGAAGAGGAAACACTGATGAAAGCTGAGCTCGAGGCTATTAATTTCTTCAACCGTGGCAATAAATTCTAAACACACACCTGGCGCGCACTAACAAATAATTATGAATAATATACAAAACTATCTCTCCTACTGGAGAGATAGGTATAAAGAAGATCTTACGACGGACATCCTACCCTTTTGGATGCGTCACGGACTCGACCGCAAACACGGCGGTATATATACTTGCATTGACCGCAACGGTGACCTGCTCGACACCACTAAGAGTGTGTGGTTTCAGGGTAGATTTGCTTTTGTAGCAGCCTTTGCTTATAATCATATTGAAAAGAATCCTGAGTGGCTGGAAGCATCACGCACCACTCTCGAATTCATCGAAAAACATTGTTTCGATACCGATGGGCGCATGTTCTTCGAAGTAGAAGAAGACGGCACTCCTCTACGCAAACGCAGGTACGTGTTTTCGGAAACCTTTGCAACCATAGCCATGAGCGAATACGCTATTGCCTCCGGAGATAAGTCATACGCAGAAAAAGCCTTGAGGCTATTCAAGGATATTCAGCATTTTATTACTACTCCCGGCATATTGGAACCCAAATACACCGACAATCTCAAAGCTCAAGGGCACTCGATTGTAATGATCCTGATCAATACGGCAGCCCGTGTGAGAGCAGCTATCAATGATCCCGCACTTGACAAACAGATTGATGAATCTATAGCGACCCTTAAGAAGTACTTCATCCATCCCGAATTTGAAGCTCTGCTGGAGATGGTAGGTCCTGAAGGTGAATTTATCGATACCATCAATGGCAGACTTATCAATCCGGGGCACTGTATTGAAACTGCTTGGTTTATCCTCGAAGAAGCCAAACACAGGAATAATGATCCGGAACTAACAGCTTTGGGGGTAAAGATACTTGATTGGTCATGGAAGTGGGGTTGGGACGAAGTTTACGGCGGGATAATCAATTTCCGGGACTGTAAAGGGCTCCCCTCACAAGACTACGCACACGACATGAAATTCTGGTGGCCGCAAACAGAAGCGATTATAGCCACATTATATGCCTACCAGGCTACTCATGATGAAAAATATTTGGAGATGCATCGCCGTATCAGCGACTGGACATACGCTCATTTTCCCGACTATGAATTCGGAGAATGGGTGGGATATCTACATCGTGACGGATCGGTATCTCAACCTGCCAAGGGGAATATTTTTAAAGGGCCCTTCCACATACCGCGCATGATGATCAAAAGCTTCATGCTATGTGATGAACTCTTAAGGTCAATCTAATTAATACTCAAACACAATAATTATTATTTATCATGAAAAGGA includes the following:
- a CDS encoding dihydrodipicolinate synthase family protein, whose protein sequence is MEKIDGLLVAPFTPFTQNGEVNYEPIEKYAQMLHKNGLRGVFINGSSGEGYMLSDEERMKLAEKWVKAAPKEFKIIVHVGSTCVRSSHKLARHAQEIGAWGIGAMASPFPKVARIEELVKYCEEIACGAPELPFYYYHIPVFNGAYLPMLDFLQAVDGRIPNFAGIKYTFESLYEYNQCKLYKNGKFDMLHGQDETLLAALAACDTKGGISGTANYCGNVLVGVIDAWKEGDLAKARELQNFNQEVINVICHYRGNIVGGKRIMKLMGLDLGPNRTPFRNMTDEEETLMKAELEAINFFNRGNKF
- a CDS encoding AGE family epimerase/isomerase, encoding MNNIQNYLSYWRDRYKEDLTTDILPFWMRHGLDRKHGGIYTCIDRNGDLLDTTKSVWFQGRFAFVAAFAYNHIEKNPEWLEASRTTLEFIEKHCFDTDGRMFFEVEEDGTPLRKRRYVFSETFATIAMSEYAIASGDKSYAEKALRLFKDIQHFITTPGILEPKYTDNLKAQGHSIVMILINTAARVRAAINDPALDKQIDESIATLKKYFIHPEFEALLEMVGPEGEFIDTINGRLINPGHCIETAWFILEEAKHRNNDPELTALGVKILDWSWKWGWDEVYGGIINFRDCKGLPSQDYAHDMKFWWPQTEAIIATLYAYQATHDEKYLEMHRRISDWTYAHFPDYEFGEWVGYLHRDGSVSQPAKGNIFKGPFHIPRMMIKSFMLCDELLRSI